A window of Paenibacillus sp. 19GGS1-52 contains these coding sequences:
- a CDS encoding PKD domain-containing protein, producing the protein MKRFIILLLVTVMLVPMYVTAAQAAVAQSGSISIPITTGLMGSNNSAKSYTFDLPSGVSTSAIKASSLKYSGSNELASSLTIENGKLKVTLKGIANQKTVEVKGYNDDFEWPFRTNIGNSIWLYSDGRRWQINEYKESTNSLYSHDVKAADFTTPSADPPKTVVAAASDQSIAGRKWFITETEPVDSQYVIASTIKLLPAGGSSYLKGEPKFQNGKIITNYIIGPKENPNNPNVISQFRDDTALATIPITGWVQGRFYSAFVNYYYTATAKLTTYSYGGKITFDYNPPTEPTLTGNVVVVKPNPNPTQSDKKSDVPVQLSLKGNLIVYTDSSNIEEWVFYAKEKGVDSTLQTKKDPTKSLTSNKMFDFTIPKAKLTGNIYRQEYTLTVTVRFKNPVVTQNGPITSLSQPLTAIVQVYTIPIPPDILPVSPIQPDVPQGKPPVAVLIAPDTVKAGEEFTMSGGGSYDPDGTIKSYLWNTPGIGDVVMGSSSTTWYPVSSIGENNIGLSVVDNDGMTGSTSGIINVIEPIPVASLQIQGTKKQNRKVTIHSNSSSPKHYPLNDALTQITIAAVSGGTSSDIKYSGTLSGVKDKDVLFKQPGTYKATISVENILGYKATQSVTFAIAPDEVPFVYFFMPGITYRNPDDGNKASISIDDMSYSPDSDIVDRHLWEYRYDSDNDGDFSDESWVIYSNENKNRLNIIVNSVGRYEVKLTVFEEFGQPTIDEFVTAADRKWADSSTQNVLEKIVDVRNRAPEIDWSW; encoded by the coding sequence ATGAAAAGGTTCATTATATTACTTTTGGTGACAGTGATGCTGGTACCGATGTATGTAACCGCCGCGCAAGCGGCGGTTGCGCAATCCGGATCTATTTCTATCCCTATAACAACTGGTCTTATGGGAAGTAATAACAGTGCGAAAAGCTATACATTTGATCTACCGAGTGGTGTGAGCACGTCCGCTATAAAGGCAAGCAGCCTAAAATATAGTGGGAGTAATGAGCTGGCAAGCAGCCTCACCATTGAAAACGGTAAACTGAAAGTGACGTTAAAGGGAATTGCAAATCAGAAAACAGTTGAGGTAAAAGGTTATAATGATGACTTTGAATGGCCCTTCAGAACAAATATCGGGAACTCTATCTGGCTATATTCAGACGGTAGACGATGGCAGATTAATGAGTATAAAGAGAGTACTAATTCACTGTATTCTCATGATGTCAAAGCGGCAGACTTTACCACACCTTCTGCAGATCCGCCGAAAACAGTCGTAGCGGCTGCATCCGATCAAAGCATAGCGGGGAGGAAATGGTTCATAACTGAAACGGAACCAGTGGATAGTCAGTACGTTATTGCTTCTACGATAAAGCTCCTACCTGCTGGAGGATCTTCTTATCTCAAAGGGGAACCCAAGTTTCAAAACGGGAAAATCATCACAAATTATATAATTGGACCTAAAGAAAATCCTAATAATCCCAATGTTATCTCTCAATTTAGGGATGATACTGCTTTAGCCACTATCCCGATTACAGGCTGGGTACAAGGCCGTTTCTATTCCGCATTTGTCAATTACTACTACACAGCCACCGCCAAACTAACCACCTACAGCTACGGAGGAAAAATCACCTTCGACTACAATCCTCCCACCGAACCTACACTAACGGGCAATGTGGTTGTAGTAAAGCCGAACCCCAATCCCACCCAATCCGATAAAAAGAGCGATGTTCCCGTGCAACTTTCCTTGAAAGGAAACCTGATAGTCTATACGGATTCCTCTAACATCGAGGAATGGGTGTTTTATGCCAAGGAAAAGGGTGTAGACAGCACTTTACAAACAAAGAAGGACCCAACCAAATCGCTCACCAGCAATAAGATGTTTGACTTTACTATTCCCAAAGCTAAGTTAACTGGAAATATCTACAGGCAAGAATATACCTTGACCGTTACCGTTCGCTTTAAAAATCCGGTAGTGACCCAAAATGGACCAATAACATCTTTAAGTCAGCCACTGACCGCTATCGTACAGGTTTATACCATCCCCATCCCGCCTGACATTTTACCTGTATCTCCTATACAACCGGATGTTCCCCAAGGTAAACCCCCAGTAGCTGTGTTAATCGCTCCGGATACTGTTAAGGCTGGCGAGGAATTTACGATGAGCGGTGGCGGTTCTTACGATCCGGATGGAACCATAAAGTCCTACCTGTGGAACACGCCAGGTATTGGTGATGTGGTCATGGGTTCGAGTAGTACAACCTGGTACCCCGTTAGCAGTATTGGTGAAAACAATATAGGACTTTCGGTTGTAGATAATGATGGCATGACCGGTAGTACGAGTGGGATCATTAACGTAATCGAACCCATTCCGGTAGCGAGTTTGCAGATACAAGGGACGAAGAAGCAGAATCGGAAGGTGACAATACATAGCAACAGCAGTAGTCCTAAACATTATCCGTTAAATGATGCGTTGACCCAAATTACCATTGCAGCCGTTTCTGGAGGGACAAGCTCAGATATCAAATACAGCGGGACCTTAAGTGGCGTAAAGGATAAAGATGTCCTGTTTAAGCAGCCAGGTACTTATAAAGCAACCATTTCGGTAGAGAATATCTTGGGCTACAAAGCGACCCAATCCGTTACATTTGCGATTGCCCCGGATGAAGTACCTTTCGTGTATTTTTTTATGCCTGGAATAACTTATCGCAATCCTGATGATGGCAATAAAGCCTCTATTTCTATAGATGATATGTCCTATTCTCCCGATTCAGATATCGTTGATCGGCATTTGTGGGAATATCGTTATGACTCCGATAATGATGGGGATTTCAGTGATGAGTCTTGGGTGATTTATAGCAATGAGAATAAAAATAGGCTGAACATAATCGTGAATAGTGTTGGCCGATATGAAGTGAAGCTCACCGTATTTGAAGAATTTGGCCAACCGACCATTGATGAATTTGTAACCGCAGCAGATCGGAAATGGGCAGATTCAAGCACACAGAATGTGCTCGAGAAGATCGTCGATGTTCGAAACCGTGCACCTGAAATCGATTGGTCTTGGTAA